The following proteins are encoded in a genomic region of Mycolicibacterium rutilum:
- a CDS encoding DUF2752 domain-containing protein, giving the protein MTVRPLAAPMAVAAAAAGGCVAIWLADPTTPGGVLPVCPTKALLGVACPGCGSLRMIYSLLHFDVAAAVRFNALGVVAVLLLVSAYVTWGYGLAVGRPIRTWHHLRWAAPAALVAIVVWFVVRNLPFEPFTALQV; this is encoded by the coding sequence ATGACCGTGCGTCCGCTCGCCGCACCGATGGCGGTCGCCGCCGCCGCGGCGGGCGGATGCGTGGCGATCTGGCTGGCCGACCCCACCACACCCGGCGGTGTGCTGCCGGTCTGTCCGACCAAGGCCCTGCTCGGCGTCGCCTGTCCCGGCTGCGGCAGCCTGCGCATGATTTACTCACTGCTGCACTTCGACGTGGCGGCCGCGGTGCGGTTCAACGCGCTGGGCGTCGTGGCGGTGCTGTTGCTGGTGAGCGCGTATGTGACGTGGGGGTACGGCCTCGCGGTCGGTAGACCGATCCGCACCTGGCACCACCTGCGATGGGCCGCGCCGGCGGCGCTGGTGGCAATCGTGGTCTGGTTCGTGGTGCGCAACTTGCCATTTGAACCGTTCACTGCGCTGCAGGTGTGA
- a CDS encoding CD225/dispanin family protein: MTYPPPPPPPPPQGYGPPPGGVPAQQPDSNLVWGILVTVLCCLPFGIVSIINAAKVSGLWAQGQYAQAQKASDDAKKWAIWGAIAGVVVLVIYALIGLVGGGFAYM; encoded by the coding sequence ATGACGTATCCGCCACCTCCGCCGCCACCACCTCCGCAGGGGTACGGACCCCCGCCGGGTGGCGTCCCCGCGCAGCAACCCGACAGCAATCTGGTGTGGGGCATCCTCGTCACGGTGTTGTGCTGCCTGCCGTTCGGCATCGTCTCGATCATCAACGCGGCCAAGGTGTCCGGCCTGTGGGCCCAGGGTCAGTACGCGCAGGCGCAGAAGGCTTCCGACGACGCCAAGAAGTGGGCGATCTGGGGTGCGATCGCCGGCGTGGTCGTCCTCGTCATCTATGCGCTCATCGGGCTCGTCGGAGGCGGGTTCGCATACATGTGA
- a CDS encoding beta-phosphoglucomutase family hydrolase, which translates to MPGADEPHHALGLPDEIRAALFDLDGVLTDTASVHKKAWKSMFDDFLRRRAEADGAEFTPFDIGADYLTYVDGKRREDGVRSFLASRGIELPEGSPDDGPQTDSVSGLGNRKNALFTEVLHTDGVEVFDGSRRYLQAVADAGLGVAVVSSSANTREVLELTGLDRFVQHRVDGVVLREENIPGKPAPDSFLRAAELLGVPPAQGAVFEDALSGVAAGRAGHFGLVVGVDRAGHADALRHNGADIVVTDLAELLS; encoded by the coding sequence GTGCCTGGAGCCGACGAACCACACCACGCGCTCGGTCTGCCCGACGAGATCCGCGCCGCACTGTTCGACCTCGACGGCGTGCTGACCGACACGGCCAGCGTGCACAAAAAGGCATGGAAGTCCATGTTCGACGACTTTCTGCGCCGACGAGCCGAAGCCGACGGCGCCGAGTTCACCCCGTTCGACATCGGCGCGGACTACCTGACCTATGTCGACGGGAAGAGACGCGAGGACGGCGTGCGGTCCTTCCTGGCCAGTCGCGGTATCGAACTGCCCGAGGGCAGCCCCGACGACGGACCGCAGACCGACAGCGTCTCCGGTCTCGGCAACCGGAAGAACGCCTTGTTCACCGAGGTGCTGCACACCGACGGCGTCGAGGTGTTCGACGGGTCGCGCCGTTATCTGCAGGCGGTCGCCGACGCCGGACTCGGCGTCGCGGTGGTGTCCTCGAGTGCCAACACCCGTGAGGTGCTCGAACTGACCGGTCTCGACCGGTTCGTCCAGCACCGCGTCGACGGCGTCGTACTGCGCGAGGAGAACATCCCGGGCAAGCCCGCGCCGGACTCGTTCCTGCGGGCCGCCGAGCTGCTCGGGGTGCCGCCCGCGCAGGGCGCGGTGTTCGAGGATGCGCTTTCGGGGGTGGCCGCGGGGCGGGCGGGTCACTTCGGCCTCGTGGTCGGCGTCGACCGGGCCGGACACGCAGATGCGTTGCGGCACAACGGCGCCGACATCGTCGTCACCGACCTGGCGGAGCTGCTGTCATGA
- a CDS encoding glycoside hydrolase family 65 protein, whose product MINDQVFPVEPWQLRETSLNLDILAQSESLFALSNGHIGMRGNLDEGEPHGLPGTYLNSFYEVRPLPYAEAGYGYPEDGQTIVNVTNGKLVRLLVDDEPFDVRYGSLLEHERVLDFRAGTLKRTALWESPAGKRVKVTTTRLVSLTQRSVAAIEYVVEAQDDFIRATVQSELVANEEVPQPSKDPRVSAVLEKPLDPVQHENSDRGAILLHRTRASDLMMAAAMDHDVEVPGRVEVSTGAGMDWATTTVICGLRPGQRLRIVKYLAYGWSSLRSRPALRDQAAAALSSARYTGWPGMLDAQRAYLDDFWDGADVEVEGDNDCQQAVRFGLFHVLQASARAERRAIPGKGLTGTGYDGHAFWDTEGFVLPVLTYTEPAAAADALRWRASILPLAKERAAQLDLEGASYPWRTIRGEECSAYWPAGTAAFHVNADIAMAFERYRIVTGDDSLDAECGLRVLVETARLWLSLGQHDRHGVWHIDGVTGPDEYTAVVRDNVFTNLMASANLRAAADACGRHVDAALAMGVTTEEMAAWRDAADAAHIPFDEELGVHPQCEGFTTLREWNFVDNTVYPLLMHEPYVRVYPAQVIKQADLVLAMHWQGHAFTAEQKARNVDYYERRTTRDSSLSACTQAVMCADVGHLELAHDYTYEAAMIDLRDLHRNTRDGLHMASLAGAWTALVAGFGGLRDDEGLLTLNPRLPSGISRLRFRLRWRNFRLTVDVNHADVTYTLRDGPGATLLIRHAGEDLELTSQEPTTVPVRRCEPMLPPPAQPPGREPLRRRRM is encoded by the coding sequence ATGATCAACGACCAGGTGTTCCCCGTCGAGCCGTGGCAACTGCGCGAGACGTCGCTCAACCTCGACATCCTCGCGCAGTCCGAGTCGTTGTTCGCGTTGTCCAACGGGCACATCGGCATGCGGGGGAACCTCGACGAAGGCGAACCGCACGGCCTGCCGGGCACCTACCTCAACTCGTTCTACGAGGTGCGCCCGCTGCCGTATGCCGAAGCGGGATACGGCTATCCCGAGGACGGGCAGACCATCGTCAACGTCACCAACGGAAAGTTGGTGCGCCTGCTGGTCGACGACGAACCCTTCGACGTGCGGTACGGCTCGCTGCTCGAGCACGAGCGTGTCCTCGACTTTCGCGCCGGCACCCTCAAACGCACCGCGCTCTGGGAGTCCCCGGCCGGCAAACGGGTGAAAGTCACCACCACGCGGCTGGTTTCGCTCACCCAGCGCAGCGTCGCGGCCATCGAGTACGTGGTCGAGGCGCAGGACGATTTCATCCGGGCCACGGTGCAGTCCGAACTCGTCGCCAACGAGGAGGTTCCGCAACCGTCGAAGGATCCGCGGGTGTCCGCGGTGCTCGAGAAGCCGCTCGATCCGGTGCAGCACGAGAACTCCGACCGCGGCGCGATCCTGCTGCACCGCACCCGGGCCAGCGACCTGATGATGGCCGCGGCGATGGACCACGACGTCGAGGTGCCCGGCCGGGTGGAGGTCAGCACCGGTGCCGGGATGGACTGGGCCACGACCACGGTGATCTGCGGGCTCCGTCCCGGACAGCGGCTGCGGATCGTGAAGTATCTGGCCTACGGCTGGTCGAGTCTGCGGTCGCGGCCCGCCCTGCGCGATCAGGCGGCCGCCGCGCTCAGCAGCGCCCGCTACACGGGGTGGCCGGGAATGCTCGACGCGCAGCGCGCGTACCTCGACGACTTCTGGGACGGCGCCGACGTCGAGGTCGAGGGCGACAACGACTGTCAGCAGGCGGTGCGGTTCGGGCTGTTTCACGTGCTGCAGGCCAGCGCGCGCGCCGAGCGACGGGCGATCCCGGGTAAGGGCTTGACCGGCACCGGATATGACGGCCACGCGTTTTGGGACACCGAGGGTTTCGTGCTTCCGGTGCTGACCTACACCGAACCCGCGGCCGCGGCCGACGCACTGCGCTGGCGCGCGTCGATCCTGCCGCTGGCCAAGGAGCGCGCCGCGCAACTGGATCTCGAAGGCGCGTCGTACCCGTGGCGCACCATCCGCGGCGAGGAGTGCTCGGCGTACTGGCCGGCGGGCACCGCCGCGTTCCACGTCAACGCCGACATCGCGATGGCCTTCGAGCGGTACCGCATCGTGACCGGCGACGACTCGCTGGACGCCGAATGCGGGCTGCGGGTGCTCGTCGAGACCGCCCGGCTGTGGCTGTCGCTGGGTCAGCACGACCGGCACGGGGTGTGGCACATCGACGGGGTGACCGGACCCGACGAGTACACGGCCGTGGTGCGCGACAACGTGTTCACGAACCTGATGGCCTCGGCCAACCTGCGGGCCGCCGCCGACGCGTGCGGCCGGCACGTCGACGCGGCGCTGGCGATGGGCGTGACCACCGAGGAGATGGCCGCCTGGCGCGACGCCGCCGACGCCGCACACATCCCGTTCGACGAGGAACTCGGTGTGCACCCGCAGTGCGAGGGATTCACCACGCTGCGGGAATGGAATTTCGTCGACAACACCGTCTACCCGCTGCTGATGCACGAGCCGTATGTGCGGGTGTATCCCGCCCAGGTCATCAAGCAGGCCGATCTGGTGCTGGCGATGCATTGGCAGGGCCACGCGTTCACCGCGGAACAGAAGGCCCGCAACGTCGACTACTACGAACGCCGCACCACCCGTGACTCGTCGCTGTCGGCGTGCACGCAAGCCGTGATGTGCGCCGACGTGGGCCATCTGGAGCTCGCACACGACTACACCTACGAGGCCGCGATGATCGACCTGCGCGATCTGCATCGCAACACCCGCGACGGCCTGCACATGGCTTCGCTGGCCGGGGCGTGGACCGCGCTGGTGGCCGGATTCGGTGGCCTTCGTGACGATGAGGGGCTGCTCACGCTCAATCCTCGTCTGCCCAGTGGGATCTCGCGGCTGCGGTTCCGGTTGCGCTGGCGCAACTTCCGGCTCACCGTCGACGTCAATCACGCCGACGTCACCTACACGCTGCGCGACGGCCCCGGGGCGACGCTGCTGATCCGCCACGCGGGTGAGGACCTCGAGTTGACGTCGCAGGAGCCGACGACGGTTCCGGTGCGCCGATGTGAACCCATGCTTCCGCCGCCGGCGCAGCCCCCCGGTCGGGAGCCGCTGCGCCGGCGGCGGATGTGA
- a CDS encoding tautomerase family protein: protein MPIYTITTAAGTLDSATKADLAAEVTRIHSDVNHVPSTYVNVVFNELAPDNVYTDAKPTRPLIINGWVRSGHPDEETSRLVTEIAHAATQVTGIPPERVLVVIGNSPARFAIEGGRVLPEPGQEQAWLLEGA from the coding sequence ATGCCCATCTACACGATCACCACCGCGGCCGGAACGCTCGACTCCGCCACCAAGGCGGACCTGGCCGCCGAGGTGACCCGCATCCACTCCGACGTCAACCACGTGCCGAGCACCTACGTCAACGTGGTGTTCAACGAGCTCGCTCCCGACAATGTCTACACCGACGCCAAGCCCACACGGCCGCTGATCATCAACGGCTGGGTACGCTCTGGACATCCCGACGAGGAGACCAGCCGGCTGGTCACCGAGATCGCGCATGCGGCAACGCAAGTGACCGGCATACCGCCGGAGCGGGTGCTGGTCGTCATCGGCAACAGCCCCGCCCGGTTCGCCATCGAAGGTGGCCGCGTACTGCCCGAACCCGGTCAGGAACAGGCCTGGCTGCTCGAAGGTGCGTGA
- the mdlC gene encoding benzoylformate decarboxylase, translating to MSEQQTVHDVTFDLLRKLGVTTVFGNPGSTEQTFLQNFPDDFEYVLALQEASAVAMADAFTQATGKPALVNLHTAAGTGNGMGSLVAAYRANTPLIITAGQQTREMSIVDPYLNNPDATEMPKPWVKWSYEPARAEDVPAAFMQAYAMAMQEPKGPVFLSIPLDDWDKPALGPAVVRTVSNRVAPDAQRLAEFAERISAAQRPMLVLGPEVDRAGGWDAGIAFAEKLRAPVYGSALSDRVSFPEDHPLYAGPLGMTIADVENQVRGHDLVIVIGAQVFRYYPYVPGEYLPEGSELLQITSDPHMAGIAPVGDSLVGDVSVALTQLTDLIRVPADREPPGPLVRNRQSEGPVQAPMSSNAVYETLSTVKPDDAAVVMESTSTMPDLFNWLPTTRSGSFYATGSGGIGWGLPAAVGLALGDRARGVDRTIVATIGDGSFQYSIQALWTAAQHKLPIVFVVLRNGEYAILKSFALLEKTPNVPALDLPGLDIASVAAGFGCRAVNVDSTDMLADEFKTALEADGPTVLVVPTVPQLPRLG from the coding sequence ATGTCCGAGCAGCAGACCGTTCACGACGTGACCTTCGACCTTCTCCGGAAGCTGGGTGTGACAACAGTTTTCGGTAATCCCGGCTCAACCGAGCAGACGTTCCTGCAGAACTTCCCCGACGACTTCGAGTACGTGCTGGCGTTGCAGGAGGCCTCCGCGGTGGCGATGGCCGACGCGTTCACCCAGGCGACCGGCAAGCCCGCCCTGGTGAACCTGCATACCGCCGCCGGCACCGGCAACGGGATGGGCAGCCTGGTGGCCGCCTACCGGGCCAACACGCCGCTGATCATCACCGCCGGCCAGCAGACCCGCGAGATGTCGATCGTCGACCCGTACCTGAACAATCCCGATGCCACCGAGATGCCCAAGCCGTGGGTGAAGTGGTCGTATGAACCGGCCCGCGCCGAGGATGTGCCCGCCGCGTTCATGCAGGCCTACGCGATGGCCATGCAGGAGCCGAAAGGCCCGGTGTTCCTGTCGATTCCGCTCGACGACTGGGACAAGCCGGCGCTCGGACCCGCGGTCGTGCGCACCGTCTCGAACCGCGTGGCGCCCGACGCGCAGCGCCTGGCCGAGTTCGCCGAGCGGATCAGCGCCGCGCAGCGGCCGATGCTGGTGCTGGGCCCCGAAGTCGACCGCGCAGGCGGCTGGGATGCCGGCATCGCGTTCGCCGAGAAGCTGCGGGCGCCGGTGTACGGCAGCGCGCTGTCCGACCGCGTCTCCTTCCCGGAGGACCATCCGCTGTACGCCGGTCCGCTCGGCATGACGATCGCGGACGTCGAGAACCAGGTCCGCGGCCACGATCTCGTCATCGTGATCGGCGCGCAGGTGTTCCGCTACTACCCGTACGTGCCCGGCGAGTACCTGCCGGAGGGCAGTGAGCTGCTGCAGATCACATCCGATCCGCACATGGCCGGGATCGCCCCCGTGGGCGACAGCCTGGTCGGTGACGTCAGCGTCGCGCTGACGCAGCTGACCGACCTGATCCGGGTGCCCGCCGACCGCGAGCCGCCGGGACCGCTGGTGCGCAACCGGCAGTCCGAAGGCCCTGTGCAGGCGCCGATGTCGTCCAACGCCGTCTACGAGACCCTGAGCACCGTCAAGCCCGATGACGCGGCGGTGGTCATGGAGTCGACGTCGACGATGCCGGACCTGTTCAACTGGTTGCCCACGACCCGGTCCGGCAGCTTCTACGCCACCGGAAGCGGCGGCATCGGCTGGGGCCTGCCCGCGGCCGTCGGCCTGGCGCTCGGCGACCGCGCCCGGGGCGTCGACCGCACGATCGTGGCCACCATCGGCGACGGCTCGTTCCAGTACTCGATCCAGGCGCTGTGGACGGCCGCGCAGCACAAGCTGCCCATCGTGTTCGTGGTGCTTCGCAACGGCGAGTACGCGATCCTGAAGTCGTTCGCGCTGTTGGAGAAGACGCCGAACGTTCCGGCCCTCGACCTGCCGGGCCTCGACATCGCCTCGGTGGCAGCCGGTTTCGGTTGCCGCGCGGTCAACGTCGACAGCACCGACATGCTGGCCGACGAGTTCAAGACCGCGCTGGAGGCCGACGGCCCGACGGTGCTCGTCGTGCCCACCGTCCCGCAACTGCCCCGACTGGGCTGA
- the phoU gene encoding phosphate signaling complex protein PhoU: MRTAYQEQLTGLSVQLGEMCGLAVVAMERATQALLEADLTLAEQVIADHEHIIARNRQVEQSALRILALQQPVATDLRTVVGSIHIAADIDRMGALAVHVAGISRLRHPDCALPADVRASFAEMGARAVQLATTAREVLLTRDPDKAARLRDEDDAVDAEHRHLFTLLIDHKWQTGVCSAVDVALLGRYYERFADHAVEIGKRVVFEATGGLPMHKQMA; encoded by the coding sequence ATGCGCACCGCATATCAAGAGCAGTTGACGGGGCTGTCCGTTCAGCTGGGGGAGATGTGCGGGCTCGCGGTGGTCGCGATGGAGCGGGCGACGCAGGCGCTGCTCGAGGCCGACTTGACGCTGGCCGAACAGGTCATCGCCGACCACGAGCACATCATCGCGCGGAACCGGCAGGTGGAACAGAGCGCGCTGCGCATCCTGGCGTTGCAGCAACCCGTGGCCACCGACCTGCGCACCGTCGTGGGCTCGATCCACATCGCCGCCGACATCGACCGGATGGGCGCGCTGGCGGTCCACGTCGCGGGCATCTCCCGGCTGCGGCACCCGGACTGCGCGCTGCCGGCCGACGTGCGGGCCAGCTTCGCCGAGATGGGCGCGCGGGCCGTGCAGCTGGCGACGACCGCGCGCGAGGTGCTGCTGACGCGTGATCCCGACAAGGCGGCACGGCTGCGCGACGAGGACGACGCCGTCGACGCCGAGCACCGGCACCTGTTCACGCTGCTGATCGACCACAAGTGGCAGACCGGGGTGTGCTCGGCGGTCGATGTGGCGCTGCTCGGCCGCTACTACGAACGGTTCGCCGACCACGCCGTCGAGATCGGCAAGCGGGTGGTCTTCGAGGCGACCGGCGGGCTGCCGATGCACAAGCAGATGGCCTAG
- a CDS encoding GMC oxidoreductase, with the protein MKPDYDVLVIGSGFGGSVSALRLTEKGYRVGVLEAGRRFNDDEFAKTSWNLRKFLWAPRLGMFGIQRIHLLRNVMILAGAGVGGGSLNYANTLYVPPDPFFNDPQWKDITDWRGELMPHYDQAQRMLGVVTNPTFTDADRVVKQVADDMGVGDTFVPTPVGVFFGPDGTKAPGKTVPDPYFGGAGPERTGCIECGSCMTGCRYGAKNTLLKNYLGLAERHGAEVIPMSTVTSFEQRADGLWEVRTAKTGAWVRRRRKTLTASHVVLAAGTWGTQRLLFNMRDAGKLPKLSDKLGVLTRTNSESIVGAGRFEVSDDLDLTHGVAITSSIHPTPDTHVEPVRYGKGSNAMGLLQTLMTDGDGPEGPGIPRWRQLFINARQDPRGTLRLLNVRRWSERTLIALVMQHLDNSITTFTKRNRFGIRRFSSKQGHGAPNPSWIPVGNQVTRRIAEKIDGVAGGTWGELFNIPLTAHFLGGAAIGDSPEHGVIDPYHRVYGYPTLSVHDGAAISANLGVNPSLSITAQAERATSLWPNKGEQDLRPAQGEPYRRLDPVAPEHPVVPADAPAALRWLPIEPVSSAG; encoded by the coding sequence ATGAAACCTGACTACGACGTGCTCGTGATCGGTTCGGGGTTCGGGGGGAGCGTCAGCGCACTGCGGCTCACCGAGAAGGGCTACCGCGTCGGTGTACTCGAGGCCGGGCGGCGATTCAACGACGACGAATTCGCCAAGACCTCGTGGAACCTGCGCAAGTTCCTGTGGGCACCGCGACTCGGGATGTTCGGCATCCAGCGAATCCATCTGCTGCGCAACGTGATGATCCTGGCCGGCGCAGGCGTCGGCGGCGGATCGCTGAACTACGCCAACACCCTGTACGTGCCGCCGGACCCGTTCTTCAACGACCCGCAGTGGAAGGACATCACCGACTGGCGCGGCGAGCTGATGCCGCACTACGACCAGGCCCAGCGCATGCTCGGGGTGGTCACCAACCCGACGTTCACCGACGCCGACCGCGTGGTGAAGCAGGTCGCCGACGACATGGGCGTGGGCGACACGTTCGTGCCGACGCCGGTGGGCGTGTTCTTCGGACCCGACGGCACCAAGGCGCCCGGCAAGACCGTGCCCGACCCGTACTTCGGCGGCGCCGGCCCGGAGCGCACCGGCTGCATCGAGTGCGGCTCGTGCATGACCGGCTGCCGTTACGGCGCCAAGAACACCCTGCTCAAGAATTACCTCGGACTGGCGGAACGCCATGGCGCCGAAGTCATTCCGATGAGCACCGTGACGAGTTTCGAACAGCGTGCCGACGGGCTGTGGGAGGTCCGCACCGCCAAGACCGGCGCGTGGGTGCGGCGCCGCCGCAAGACGTTGACCGCGAGCCACGTCGTACTGGCGGCCGGCACCTGGGGCACCCAGCGGCTGCTGTTCAACATGCGCGACGCGGGCAAGCTGCCGAAGCTGTCCGACAAGCTCGGCGTGCTGACTCGCACCAACTCCGAATCCATCGTCGGCGCAGGACGTTTCGAGGTATCCGACGATCTCGACCTGACCCACGGCGTCGCGATCACGTCGTCGATCCACCCGACGCCCGACACCCATGTCGAGCCGGTGCGCTACGGCAAGGGTTCCAACGCGATGGGACTGCTGCAGACCTTGATGACCGACGGCGACGGTCCGGAGGGGCCCGGTATCCCGCGCTGGCGGCAGCTGTTCATCAACGCCCGGCAGGATCCGCGCGGCACCCTCCGACTGCTCAACGTGCGGCGGTGGAGCGAACGCACGCTGATCGCGCTGGTGATGCAGCATCTCGACAACTCGATCACCACGTTCACCAAGCGCAACCGGTTCGGTATCCGCCGGTTCTCCAGCAAGCAGGGCCACGGTGCGCCGAATCCGTCGTGGATCCCGGTCGGCAACCAGGTCACCCGGCGCATCGCCGAGAAGATCGACGGCGTCGCGGGCGGCACCTGGGGCGAACTGTTCAACATTCCGCTCACGGCGCACTTCCTCGGCGGCGCCGCGATCGGCGACAGCCCCGAACACGGCGTCATCGACCCCTACCACCGGGTGTACGGATATCCGACGCTGTCGGTGCACGACGGCGCGGCGATCTCGGCGAATCTCGGTGTGAATCCGTCGCTTTCAATCACCGCGCAGGCCGAGCGGGCGACGTCGCTGTGGCCCAACAAGGGCGAGCAGGACCTGCGGCCCGCGCAGGGCGAGCCGTACCGCAGGCTGGACCCGGTCGCCCCGGAGCATCCGGTGGTGCCCGCCGATGCCCCTGCCGCGCTGCGGTGGTTGCCGATCGAGCCGGTCAGTTCCGCGGGCTAG
- a CDS encoding GuaB3 family IMP dehydrogenase-related protein, translated as MVEIGMGRTARRTYELDDINIVPSRRTRSSKDVSTAWQLDAYRFEIPVVAHPTDALVSPEFAIEMGKLGGLGVLNGEGLIGRHADVEEKIAQVIEAAEKEPESSAAIRLLQQLHAAPLNPDLLGAAVARIRDAGVTTAVRVSPQNAQALTPTLVAAGIDLLVIQGTIISAERVANDGEPLNLKTFISELDVPVVAGGVLDHRTALHLMRTGAAGVIVGYGSTSGVTTSDEVLGISVPMATAIADAAAARREYLDETGGRYVHVLADGDMHTSGDLAKAIACGADAVVLGTPLATSAEALGNGWFWPAAAAHPSLPRGAFLQVAFGERPTLQQVLDGPSDDPFGSLNLVGGLRRSMAKAGYCDLKEFQKVGLTVGS; from the coding sequence ATGGTTGAGATCGGCATGGGCAGAACCGCCCGCCGCACATACGAACTCGACGACATCAATATCGTGCCGTCGCGGCGCACCCGGTCGTCGAAGGACGTCTCGACCGCGTGGCAGCTCGACGCGTACCGGTTCGAGATCCCGGTGGTCGCGCACCCGACCGACGCGCTGGTCTCGCCGGAGTTCGCGATCGAGATGGGCAAGCTCGGCGGCCTCGGCGTGCTCAACGGCGAGGGCCTGATCGGCAGGCACGCCGACGTGGAAGAGAAGATCGCGCAGGTGATCGAGGCCGCGGAGAAGGAGCCCGAGTCCTCGGCCGCGATCCGGCTGCTGCAGCAGTTGCACGCCGCGCCGCTGAACCCGGATCTGCTGGGTGCCGCCGTCGCCCGGATCCGCGACGCCGGCGTCACCACCGCGGTGCGGGTCAGCCCGCAGAACGCCCAGGCGCTGACCCCGACGCTGGTGGCCGCCGGCATCGACCTGCTGGTCATCCAGGGCACGATCATCTCCGCCGAGCGGGTGGCGAACGACGGTGAGCCGCTGAACCTCAAGACCTTCATCTCCGAACTCGACGTGCCCGTGGTGGCCGGCGGCGTGCTCGACCACCGCACCGCGCTGCACCTGATGCGCACCGGCGCGGCCGGCGTCATCGTCGGCTACGGGTCGACCTCCGGGGTCACGACCTCCGACGAGGTGCTCGGCATCAGCGTGCCGATGGCCACCGCGATCGCCGACGCCGCCGCGGCCAGGCGCGAGTACCTCGACGAGACCGGCGGGCGGTACGTCCACGTGCTGGCCGACGGGGACATGCACACCTCGGGCGACTTGGCCAAGGCGATCGCGTGCGGCGCCGACGCCGTGGTGCTCGGCACGCCGCTGGCGACCTCGGCAGAGGCGCTTGGCAACGGCTGGTTCTGGCCCGCCGCCGCCGCCCACCCGTCGCTGCCCCGCGGGGCGTTCCTGCAGGTCGCGTTCGGTGAGCGGCCGACGCTGCAGCAGGTACTCGACGGGCCGTCCGACGATCCGTTCGGCTCGCTGAACCTGGTCGGCGGCCTGCGCCGATCGATGGCCAAGGCCGGGTACTGCGACCTCAAGGAGTTCCAGAAGGTCGGGCTGACGGTCGGCAGCTAA